The Candidatus Methylomirabilota bacterium region CCGCGGCGACATCCCCATCTGGATGGGTGGGCACGCCAAGCCCGCGCTCAGGCGCATCGTCGCGCTGGCGGACGGCTGGCACGCGGCCTTCCCCACCGCGGTCGGCCTCGAGAGCGGCCTCGGCGAGCTGCGCGCGGAGTGCGCCAGGCAGAACCGGCGGTTCGACGAGCTGACCATCACGATGCGCGCGGGCCTCGCCATCCGCCCGGCCCCGGGCGGACCGGACCGCAAGGCGCTCCAGGGCACGCCGGAGGAGATCGTCGAGGATCTCAGGCGCTTCAAGGCTCTCGGGGTGAGCCACGTGCTGATGGAGGCGAGCTACCGCGACCTCGCCCATATGGTGCGCACCTTCGAGACCTTCGCGCGCGACATCCGGCCGCTCGCCGAGGCGTAGCGGGGCGCGCTACGCGGCGTTGTGGAAGATGACGCCCAACGTGTAGCGCTCGCCTGAGAGGACGCGGCTCACGCCGTGGCGCATGTTGACGCGGTGGTGGCCGCGGGCGCCCGCCGCGGGCCGGTATCGCGTCGTGAAGATCACCGCCTCGCCCTGCTCGAGGCGCGCCACGCTGCCCCGCGACTGGGCGCGCGGGCGCTGCTCGACCAGGAGGAACTCCCCGCCCTCGAAGTCCTTGCCCGGCTCGCTCAGCAGCACCGTCAGCTGGATGGGAAAGACCACCTCGCCGTAGAGATCCTGGTGAAGGCAGTTGTAGCCTCCGGCATCATAGCGCAGCAGGAGCGGCGTGGGCTTCT contains the following coding sequences:
- a CDS encoding 2OG-Fe(II) oxygenase; the encoded protein is ERAYPPLAVLANRWEAALKTRVRHSADLAGLLALCARRGQKKPTPLLLRYDAGGYNCLHQDLYGEVVFPIQLTVLLSEPGKDFEGGEFLLVEQRPRAQSRGSVARLEQGEAVIFTTRYRPAAGARGHHRVNMRHGVSRVLSGERYTLGVIFHNAA